Genomic DNA from Patescibacteria group bacterium:
TCATCGCTCAGCTTTTATTTCTTGAGAACCAGGATAAGGAGAAGGATATTAAACTGTATATCAACTCCCCGGGAGGCTCAGTTACTGCTGGCCTGGCCATTTACGACACCATGCAGCACATTAAGCCAGACGTTTCGACTATTTGTGTCGGTATGGCTGCGTCGATGGGCGCGGTGTTGCTTGCTGGGGGAGCTGCTGGTAAGCGTTTTTCCCTGCCAAACTCTGAGGTCATGATTCACCAGGTGTTGGGCGGGGTAGAGGGGCAGGCTACAGACATTAAAATCCACGCAGAGCGCATTTTGGCGCTTAAAGAGAGCTTGAACCAGATTCTAGCCACGCACACCGGGCAGACGCTCGCAAAGGTCACGAGCGACACGGAAAGAGATAACTTCATGACCGCCAAAGAGGCCCAGAAATACGGGTTAATTGATAAAGTCATTAAGAAGGGCGAAGGTTAGATAAATACTTGACAATTGAGAGATAATCCTCTAGTATTCTTTGTTACCGCCACTGGTAGCGAAAGAACTGCGGTCACGACAAGCATGGGGATGCATTCCGCCGTTTCAACTGGATCCGTCTGGTTTGACAACTGCATATGTATCTTCTTGACCGCAGTCCCTTCGATATCAGGGTGTGAATGAGGAATACTGAGGAACAAAAAAGAACCACGTTGGATGGCTCTTTTTTGTTTTTAGTGGTTACTCGACTGGAACTCCTTCTGGGATGACGTCGAGCGGAACGGGATCCGTTGTTCCGGCTACAACAGGCGGGGGAGCGTTCGGGTCTTTGCCCACGAGACAGATGGTGGGAAGCGCTCGGTACGTAGAGGGGAAGTCCCGGGTTGTTACCGTTCCATCCGCTCGGCTGATGTTATAAGTAAAGATCGTGTTTGCACCTGGGTGTGCTGCCTGACACTTGGTGACGCCGGCGGGCAGAGAGTCTGTTTCTTTGGTTACTTTTTCACCTGCGCCAATCCAGTTAAGGACAATCGGTGGCGTGTAGGAGCCTTCACGGCCATCCGACGTTCCCCAGAAAGAGAAGGACAGGGTGCTGGTAGAGGTGTCATTTTGTGTGAGGAGAACAATGTTGGTCGCGGTGTCGTTGTGAATCTTCAAGTCTGGAGCCGGGTCATAAATAGTGGCGTCTGTGCCTGGTTTGCCGTTTGCGAGGTCATTGTAGTAGGTGACTACGAGCGAGTGGTTTCGGCGTTCGGCAATATCAAGTCCGGAATTCATGGCTGCTCTAAAAGTGGTGGTTCCGATCTGGCATAGCCCGCCGCCGATTTCTGGTTTGATTTCATCGCCCTTAATGACGAGTTCTGGGAAATAACCATCCTCTGCCGTGAAGGGTCCTAGTTCTTCAATGAGCGAGAGCGTTTCTCCGGGGGCCACAATGATCCCGTAGAGTTTATCTACACCATGTTGAATGTTTTTTCGGCGATTAGCTGGGCTCCCGCTATATTTAGAGACACCTGTTCCAAGAACCTCTTTGATGCCAAGCGTGTTTGACTCTGCTGTTGTTATTTCAGGTTCGGTTACCATGACGGACAGTGATACCTCTCTCAGATCGCTGCCAAAAGCCGCTACGAGTGATCTTATGAGCGCGTCATCATCTACCCGCAGGCCTTCTCTGCTCGGCTCAAATTTAGTGACGCGATTGCCATCAGTTTCAAATACGGCATCATGCGCGCTGATGTCGAGTTTTGCGTGGATATCATCAAACAACGGCTTCATGGCTTCGGTATCAAGCGTAAGCGCAGGCCGATTATTTGTTTTGGTGGGCAAGAGCCATGTTTTGAGGTTTTCTACTGTAACCGGGAATGTGAAGCGCTGCTTATATTCGTTTGTAAAGGAGAGCGTGTATGGGCCGCCTTCTAGAGCCTTTTCCGCGTTAGCAATAAGTGACTCTGCCTCCGCTTGTGAGATGACTGCCGCACGTTCGCTCAAAGCCAGATCAACCGGGGAGATGGAGAAGTCCCGAGCGTCGCGTTTTATTTTCTCAAAGGCAGCGGATAGATCGAGCGTGGCTCCGGAAACTGCGGGGGAGACGGTG
This window encodes:
- the clpP gene encoding ATP-dependent Clp endopeptidase proteolytic subunit ClpP, with the protein product MIEPKNNYLIPTVIEKTSYGERAYDIYSRLLKDRIVFLGSAIDDGVANAIIAQLLFLENQDKEKDIKLYINSPGGSVTAGLAIYDTMQHIKPDVSTICVGMAASMGAVLLAGGAAGKRFSLPNSEVMIHQVLGGVEGQATDIKIHAERILALKESLNQILATHTGQTLAKVTSDTERDNFMTAKEAQKYGLIDKVIKKGEG
- a CDS encoding VanW family protein — translated: MTEPTEKKRRLTEAHKKAIGVTFFCITILGVMILLIISANIALAKTFENRMYRNVSVAGIPIGGMSKDRATQTLQDAYNHMIAGGLIVELYNETKTVDLAPAGATDPDLVYPLIDSDIQGAVEAAYKTGRTGDTLADYFGPLWFSTFGQRLISPTITVAETKLADSIRSVFPDAESSGAPTNFVVEGTKAPYVITVSPAVSGATLDLSAAFEKIKRDARDFSISPVDLALSERAAVISQAEAESLIANAEKALEGGPYTLSFTNEYKQRFTFPVTVENLKTWLLPTKTNNRPALTLDTEAMKPLFDDIHAKLDISAHDAVFETDGNRVTKFEPSREGLRVDDDALIRSLVAAFGSDLREVSLSVMVTEPEITTAESNTLGIKEVLGTGVSKYSGSPANRRKNIQHGVDKLYGIIVAPGETLSLIEELGPFTAEDGYFPELVIKGDEIKPEIGGGLCQIGTTTFRAAMNSGLDIAERRNHSLVVTYYNDLANGKPGTDATIYDPAPDLKIHNDTATNIVLLTQNDTSTSTLSFSFWGTSDGREGSYTPPIVLNWIGAGEKVTKETDSLPAGVTKCQAAHPGANTIFTYNISRADGTVTTRDFPSTYRALPTICLVGKDPNAPPPVVAGTTDPVPLDVIPEGVPVE